In Liolophura sinensis isolate JHLJ2023 chromosome 2, CUHK_Ljap_v2, whole genome shotgun sequence, a genomic segment contains:
- the LOC135462521 gene encoding uncharacterized protein LOC135462521, whose protein sequence is MTQQRLTPAPHNSASHQHHTPAPHTSATHQGLTPAPHTSHTHQPHTPATHTSVTQQRLTPTPHTSATHQRHTPAPHTSATHQRHTQENLEGQKHEELSRQTTKLAEEAQVKLAAQAEERAQNITPADQTPGGRTSTAKGDNADTTLEVTAHPEVMETKSPSRGSDRKGEQSDGETVDPGDNAERPMSMSKEGEPELTKLLQQTDDAKVQELKRSSTTLSAAPTLETPVKDTGPRSQSAQTQTSHTTTQLGTLPHVDAPGADVMSHKSSQNVAFSDSPGYKETVDVFTQWNERDALGGISPESLEPTSNENLNLSTASNDEIREMMSKSRASLRSEYKARLTETKLAVEDRRSKSPAVSIPSLHSLDEDQLIEDDEDLDTLLPDNRKDSTGSYTADKGTSPPSARRNKQSASPSVRTPLTPRTPYTPRTLQTPQIPHSPTRGSARGSARGSARGSVQGSSWSQQRKPSVEKDVNPIVQEYLESYGGVVSFKEDLSKLLMDKDMMTASQMLTELESVAFQPEEEVEPQLRKMTKNLHYILDELMTLFGTILVSDREPVVSSLVNYSREPTRTNVVTREQTDDSGHGFTPVNGRNRSAGSRQSDKCMGCQNETVTELREACTLLQCQLDVEARKHQEQIRKNTQMMMEMQKTIEELQKELAALTKTAEGMKEPPPIPTIMFTRMDSERNAKIMKKALNEDRLNTDQYKEAVRQMDQYVSLPAQRLAQLVRKYVHHRCMKKIEDNVRHSKNLNENVFEILDKMEDLQNKRAKEWTDNMDALGVERCRLASLLMETLDNIEQESGIFLIKPIYSLKGRGKSVTATVLILKDAVWPVMETLDNIEQESGIFLIKPIYSLKGRRHLASLRMETLDNIEQESGIFLIKPIYSLKGR, encoded by the exons ATGACACAACAGCGCCTCACACCAGCACCACACAACAGCGCCTCACACCAGCACCACACACCAGCGCCTCACACCAGCGCCACACACCAGGGCCTCACACCAGCGCCTCACACCAGCCACACACACCAGCCACACACACCAGCCACACACACCAGCGTGACACAACAGCGCCTCACACCAACGCCTCACACCAGCGCCACACACCAGCGCCACACACCAGCGCCTCACACTAGCGCCACACACCAGCGCCACACACAA GAAAATTTAGAAGGCCAGAAACATGAAGAGTTATCACGACAGACTACTAAACTAGCTGAAGAAGCACAGGTTAAACTGGCTGCCCAGGCTGAGGAAAGGGCCCAGAATATCACACCAGCTGATCAGACACCTGGTGGGAGAACATCAACAGCCAAGGGAGATAATGCTGACACAACACTAGAAGTGACAGCTCATCCTGAAGTCATGGAAACTAAAAGTCCGTCCAGAGGCAGTGATAGGAAGGGTGAGCAGTCAGACGGGGAGACCGTTGACCCTGGGGATAATGCAGAACGACCCATGAGCATGTCAAAGGAAGGAGAGCCAGAACTCACCAAACTTCTTCAGCAAACTGACGATGCTAAG GTACAGGAGTTGAAGCGGTCATCCACCACCTTATCTGCGGCACCCACCCTAGAGACCCCTGTAAAGGACACTGGTCCGAGATCACAGTCTGCTCAG ACCCAGACCTCCCATACGACTACCCAGTTAGGAACTTTACCCCATGTTGATGCACCCGGGGCAGACGTCATGTCTCACAAATCTTCCCAAAATGTCGCCTTTTCTGACAGCCCTGGGTATAAGGAGACGGTTGATGTATTCACCCAGTGGAATGAGCGCGATGCTCTGGGTGGCATCTCACCAGAAAGCTTGGAG CCGACTTCAAATGAAAATCTCAATTTATCCACTGCTTCAAATGATGAAATTCGTGAAATGATGTCAAAAAGTCGGGCATCGCTGCGCAGCGAATACAAAGCAAGACTCACGGAGACAAAGTTAGCAGTGGAGGATCGCAGATCTAAGTCCCCAGCCGTCTCCATCCCGTCCCTTCACTCATTGGATGAGGATCAGCTAATCGAAGATGACGAAGACCTGGACACATTGTTGCCAGATAATCGCAAAG acaGCACAGGGTCATACACAGCCGACAAGGGTACCTCCCCACCCTCAGCCAGGAGAAATAAACAATCTGCCTCACCCTCAGTGCGCACACCTCTCACACCCCGCACACCTTATACCCCTCGCACCCTGCAAACCCCTCAGATTCCCCATAGCCCGACTCGGGGATCTGCTCGGGGGTCTGCTCGGGGGTCTGCTCGGGGGTCTGTTCAGGGATCTTCCTGGTCACAGCAGAG GAAGCCCTCAGTGGAGAAGGACGTTAACCCCATCGTGCAGGAATACCTGGAGAGCTACGGCGGAGTGGTCAGTTTTAAGGAGGACCTCAGCAAGCTGCTGATGGACAAAG ACATGATGACAGCCAGCCAGATGCTGACAGAGCTAGAGAGTGTGGCTTTCCAGCCAGAAGAAGAGGTAGAACCTCAGCTGAGGAAGATGACCAAAAACCTTCATTACA TTCTGGATGAATTGATGACACTATTTGGCACGATACTTGTTAGTGACAGG GAACCTGTTGTCTCCTCTTTGGTGAATTATTCGCGTGAGCCGACTAGGACAAACGTGGTGACACGAGAGCAGACAGATGATTCGGGTCACGGATTCACCCCTGTGAATGGCCGAAATCGATCCGCCGGCTCGCGACAAAGTGACAAGTGCATGGGCTGTCAGAACGAGACTGTGACAGAGTTGAGGGAGGCGTGCACACTGCT TCAGTGTCAGTTGGATGTTGAGGCCAGAAAACATCAAGAAcaaataag aaaaaacacacagatgATGATGGAGATGCAGAAAACCATAGAAGAGCTCCAGAAGGAGTTAGCTGCCCTTACTAAGACTGCAGAGGGTATGAAGGAG CCTCCGCCAATACCAACCATCATGTTCACCAGGATGGACTCTGAAAGGAATGCTAAAATCATGAAGAAGGCTCTGAATGAGGATAGGCTCAACACTGACCAGTACAAG GAGGCTGTCCGTCAGATGGACCAGTATGTGAGTCTGCCTGCTCAGAGATTGGCTCAGCTGGTGCGCAAGTATGTCCACCACAGATGCATGAAGAAGATTGAAG ATAATGTCCGTCACAGTAAAAACCTCAATGAAAATGTGTTCGAAATCCTGGACAAAATGGAGGATCTGCAGAACAAG AGAGCTAAAGAATGGACTGACAACATGGATGCTCTGGGTGTAGAGAGATGCCGTCTGGCCAGTCTGCTCATGGAGACGCTTGATAATATAGAACAAGAGTCAGGAATTTTCCTGATAAAACCCATCTACTCCTTGAAAGGGAG AGGTA